From a single Artemia franciscana chromosome 9, ASM3288406v1, whole genome shotgun sequence genomic region:
- the LOC136031043 gene encoding centrosomin-like: MHRAQSGNTLVQSLVDETKRQQEMVCKYKEEVVKLRKRLADSTNACDLLRTRLEEMADSLEEVLNMDERGLVDLSNWSFKQKEKLHLSIAESRELSRTLSQSLIIGIEDPERELSVLDGFISSTSVSSWSVSKPDDLHGIFKVGESELITMENSEVFNWSHLLTDRKAGHAVEVESHGHKVCNIDRSLYKSEPIQSADYDVIMNREEQRDAAAKLSQELEGKVVELATSQKKQLEYERKIQDQCLIIDNLKRAILNLEELHNKKDDERSRTDSAVNESNIMKLVLSDAVTQTDMSVSTRKSETSTGHATTFDEEDETMNEQSKISKNVSTLSSFSDKRSDRGVYDTLQKESSVIDDNQNVKVLSSTPFSRQLDLFKGLERPNFSLSSASIKASPFPSVHFKTLTESDSEDWSEPDRDISQQRIGLESVDSDQLQLKDEFSESESQIQQSTKPSPRKLRENIRELKTLKSQFKELKVSTQMLRTEVEVFQTISTQLRRFLPSRTKSELNQPIECVYELLSMVGDLTEKRRIIVEHESAKNGNTRLKRDTDSNFDR, from the exons ATGCATCGTGCTCAAAGTGGCAATACCTTGGTTCAATCTCTTGTTGACGAGACGAAGAGACAACAAGAAATGGTTTGCAAGTATAAAGAAGAAGtagttaaattaagaaaaaggcTGGCTGACTCAACCAATGCTTGTGATTTGTTACGAACTCGGTTGGAAGAAATGGCAGATTCTTTGGAAGAAGTCCTAAACATGGATGAGCGAGGGCTTGTTGACTTGAGCAATTGGTCTTTTAAGCAGAAAGAAAAATTGCATCTGTCGATTGCTGAAAGTAGAGAATTAAGTAGGACCTTGTCACAGAGTCTGATAATTGGTATTGAAGATCCGGAAAGGGAATTGTCTGTTCTTGATGGTTTTATTTCTAGTACTTCAGTCTCGAGCTGGTCTGTTTCAAAACCTGATGATCTACATGGAATATTTAAAGTTGGTGAAAGTGAGCTGATTACAATGGAAAattctgaagtttttaattGGAGTCATCTATTGACTGATCGGAAGGCTGGCCATGCGGTGGAAGTTGAGTCACATGGACATAAAGTCTGCAATATTGATCGGTCACTGTACAAATCAGAACCTATTCAATCAGCTGATTATGATGTAATTATGAACCGAGAAGAACAAAGAGACGCTGCTGCTAAACTTTCTCAAGAATTGGAGGGTAAAGTTGTGGAACTTGCAACTTCTCAGAAAAAACAGTTAGAATacgaaagaaaaattcaagatcAATGCTTAATAATTGATAAcctcaaaagagctattttgaATTTAGAAGAGCTTCATAACAAAAAAGATGATGAAAGGAGCAGAACAGACTCTGCTGTAAATGAGTCAAATATCATGAAGCTTGTTCTATCTGATGCAGTTACGCAAACTGACATGAGTGTAAGCACAAGGAAGAGTGAAACGTCCACAGGTCACGCTACTACTTTTGACGAAGAAGACGAAACTATGAATGAACagtcaaaaataagcaaaaacgtCAGTACGTTAAGCTCCTTCTCAGACAAACGTTCTGATAGAGGAGTTTACGACACATTGCAAAAAGAGTCTAGTGTAATAGATGATAATCAAAACGTCAAAGTTTTAAGTAGCACTCCGTTCTCTAGACAACTGGATCTATTTAAAGGTTTAGAAAGGCCAAATTTCTCTCTCAGTAGCGCCTCAATCAAAGCAAGCCCTTTTCCCTCAGTTCATTTTAAAACATTGACGGAATCGGATTCTGAGGATTGGTCGGAACCAGATAGAGATATTTCACAACAGAGAATCGGCTTAGAATCAGTTGACTCCGATCAACTTCAACTGAAAGATGAATTTTCAGAATCGGAAAGTCAAATTCAGCAGTCTACAAAGCCAT CACCACGAAAGCTTCGAGAAAATATCCGAGAACTGAAAACCCTGAAGAGTCAGTTCAAAGAACTAAAAGTATCAACACAGATGCTACGAACTGAGGTAGAAGTGTTTCAAACTATATCCACTCAGCTGAGACGTTTTCTGCCATCGAGAACGAAGTCTGAGCTAAATCAACCAATTGAATGCGTCTATGAATTACTTTCTATGGTTGGTGATctaactgaaaaaagaagaattattgTAGAACATGAATCGGCGAAGAATGGAAACACTAGATTGAAAAGG